The Thioalkalivibrio nitratireducens DSM 14787 DNA segment CCGTATCCGCATCGTCACCAGCGACTATCTCGACGTGACCGACCCCGAGGCGCTGCGCCTGCTGATGTTGCTGCAGGAACAGGGCGCGCAGGCCCGCGTTTTCCGCGCCGCCGGCACCAGCTTCCACCTGAAGGCCTACCTGTTGGCCCGCTTCGGCGCGAACCACCAGCTGCGCGGCACCGCGTTCATCGGCTCCAGCAACATCAGCCGCCAGGCGCTCACCGACGGGCTAGAGTGGAATTACCGCGTCGAATTCCCCGGCGACGACGGCTTCCTCGAAGCGCGCGCCCGCTTCGAGGAGATCTTCCGCGACCCGCGCACCGTCGCGCTCACCGACGACTGGATCGACGCCTACGAAAAGCGCCGCGTCCCGCCGCCGCGCGCGATCGCGCCGGGCAGCCAGGAAACCGAGCCGCCGCCGGAACCCACGCCGATCCAGTCCGAAGCCCTCGCCGCCCTCGAAGCCACCCGGCACGACGGCTACCGGCGCGGGCTCGTCGTGCTCGCCACCGGTCTCGGCAAGACCTGGCTCGCCGCCTTCGACGCCGAGCACATGGATGCCCGGCGCGTGCTGTTCGTCGCCCACCGCGAAGAAATCCTGAACCAGGCCGCGGACACCTTCGCCCGCATCCGCACCCGGGCACGCATCGGCTACTACATGGGCCAGACCCGCGACGCGCAGGTCGACGTGCTCTGCGCCTCGGTGCAGACGCTCGGCAAGAGCGCACACCTCGAGCGCTTCCCACCGGACCACTTCGATTACATCGTGATCGACGAATTCCACCACGCCGCCGCGCCCACCTACCGGCGCCTGCTCGGCCACTTCGAGCCGCGCTTCCTGCTCGGCCTCACCGCCACCCCGGACCGCACCGACCAGTCCGACATCCTGTCGCTGTGCGACGACAACCTCGTGTTCAACCGCGACCTGTTCGCCGGGATCGAGGCCGGGCTGCTCGCGCCGTTCCACTACTACGGCATCTGGGACGAATCCGTCGACTACCGCGAGATCCCCTGGCGCAACGGCCGCTTCGACCCGGAACAGCTCTCGAACAAGCTGGCCACCCTCGCCCGCGCCCGGCACGCGCTGAAGCAGTGGCGCCGACGCTCCCAGCAGCGCACGCTGGCCTTCTGCGTGTCGATCCGGCACGCCGAGTTCATGGCGGCACAGTTCCAGCGCGACGGCATCGCGGCCGCCGCCGTCTACGGCGGCTCGAGCCTGAGCCGGGGCGAGGCGCTGCAGCGGCTCACCGACGGCCGCCTGCAGGTCATCTTCTCGGTGGACCTGTTCAGCGAAGGCGTCGACCTGCCCACCATCGACACCATCCTGATGCTGCGCCCCAGCGAGTCGAAGATCCTGTTCCTGCAGCAGCTCGGGCGCGGGCTGCGCAGGGCGGAGGGGAAGGAGAAGCTCGTCGTCCTCGACTTCATCGGCAACCACCACGCCTTCCTGCACAAGACCCAAGCGCTGGCCCAAGCCGGCGCGACCTACCGCGAACTCGCCGCGTTCGCGCGGAAGCTGGAAGCCGGACGGCTCGAACTGCCCGACGGCTGCTTCATCAACTACGACCTCGCGCTGATCGACTTCCTGAAGGCGCTCGACTCCGACGGCACCGCCAAGGACTACCAGGCCCTGAAGGACGGCCTCGGCCGGCGCCCGACGCTGGCCGAGTTCTACCGCTCCGGCGCGAACGTGCAACGCATGCGCAAGGAGTACGGCAGCTGGTTCGAACTGGTCGCGGCGAACGAAGACCTGGGCGAAGCCGAGGCACAGGCCGCGGCAACCCATCGCGAGTTTCTGCGCGACATCGAAACCACCCCGATGACCAAGAGCTTCAAGATGGTGCTGCTGGAAGCCTTCCAGGAACTCGACGGCTGGGCCACGCCGCCCGACCTCGAGCGGCTCGCGCAGCGCTCCCGCGCCGTGCTCGAACGCCGGCGCCCCCTGCTGAGCGACCTGCCCGAAACCATGCGCGCCGGCGGAGACGGTTCCAGCACTGCCTGGCAGCGCTACTGGCGCGGCAACCCGGTGAACGCCTGGATCGGCGGCAACCAGCCGGCCACCGCACGCACCTTCTTCCGCGTAGCCGACGAACGCTTCGAGCCAACCTTCGACGTGCCGCCCGAGCACCGCGAACCCTTCACCGGACACGTGCAGGAACTGATCGACTACCGCCTCGCCACCTACGAGGCGCGGGCCGCCGCGACGGCGCCGGCAAACAACGTCGTTCCCTTCGAGCGGACCCGCGCCGACGGCACCGAACTGCCATTCTTCCCGAACCTACGCGTCGCCTGCGGCCACTTCAAGACCGGCCGCGCCGACGCCGAGGAACACCGGAGCCTCGGTTCTGGCCACGGGGCTCTCGACCCGGCGCGGCACTTCATCGCCCGCGCGACCGGAAACTCGATGGACGGCGGCAAGAACCCGATCCACGACGGCGACTACCTGCTGCTCGAACTCGTGAGCCCGCAAAACGCCGGCTCGATCACCGGCACGGTGATGGCGATCGAGCGCCAGGACGAAGCCGGCGACAACCAGTACCTGCTGCGCGTCGTTACAAAAGCCCCGGACGGCCGCTACATCCTCAAGGCCAACAACCCCGCGTTCGAGGACCTGGAAGCGACCGAATCCATGCGCACCATCGCCCGCCTGCGGGCCGTGCTCGAACCGCTGGAACTCGCGGTCGGTGAATCCTTCCTGCGCGAGGAGATCCCGCCCCTGCTCGGCGAGAGCTTCAACCCAGGCAACTGGAACAGCGGCCACGTCGTACTCGCAGACCAGAACGCGCACGTGCTGCTGGTGACGTTGAACAAGCAGGGCAAGGCAGAAGACCACCGCTACCTGGACCACTGGATCGACGACCACACGTTCCACTGGCAGACCCAGAACTCCACCACCCCGCAGAGCAAACGCGGCCGGGAGATCATCGAACACGAGCGCCGCGGCATCGCACTCCACCTGTTCGTGCGCGACACCAAGCTCAGCGGCGGCAAGGCCGCGCCGTTCGTTTACCACGGCAAGGTCCGCTACCAGAGCCACACCGGCAGCGGACCGATGAGCGTGATCTTCGAGGTGGGTGGCTGAAATGCCGCCGATCAAACAAGTCGTCTGCGCGGTCATCCGCGACACAGACGGGCGCATCCTGCTCGCCCGCCGCGCGCCTGGGCAGCACCTCGAAGGGCACTGGGAACTCCCCGGCGGGAAAGTGGAACCGGGCGAATCACTGGAGTCCGCGCTACAGCGGGAACTGCTGGAAGAACTGGGGCTCGTGGTGACGGTAGGCGAAGAGCTGGCGCGAACCGAGTACGACTACGATCGGGGGAGTATCGAGTTGATTGCCCTGCAGACCTTGGCCTCGGGTGACATCACGCACATGA contains these protein-coding regions:
- a CDS encoding DUF3427 domain-containing protein, which gives rise to MTDTVGYYDRNAARYVADTAGVDLSALRERFLAEIPAGGFILDAGCGSGRDSLAFLQQGYRVRAFDAAPEIARLAAERIGQPVQVQRFEELDERATYDGIWACASLLHLPAAELPNTLQRLWAALKPDGVLYLSLKHGDGERVDAEGRHFTDATEARLRDWLAALQEIAAIDCWLTRDERPDRSETWLNALVRRETAPAARLVTGDPTNPFQTQLCDAIAHADEIDFAVSFVKVTGLRMLLPDLQAALSPDRAQTPNILERPRNHETRRCERSAATHTEPDTSTPHGSPRRSAPRDDSGGVRTSPRGSIANVAVQPLPGSPRASGPRDDPPTRPPARIRIVTSDYLDVTDPEALRLLMLLQEQGAQARVFRAAGTSFHLKAYLLARFGANHQLRGTAFIGSSNISRQALTDGLEWNYRVEFPGDDGFLEARARFEEIFRDPRTVALTDDWIDAYEKRRVPPPRAIAPGSQETEPPPEPTPIQSEALAALEATRHDGYRRGLVVLATGLGKTWLAAFDAEHMDARRVLFVAHREEILNQAADTFARIRTRARIGYYMGQTRDAQVDVLCASVQTLGKSAHLERFPPDHFDYIVIDEFHHAAAPTYRRLLGHFEPRFLLGLTATPDRTDQSDILSLCDDNLVFNRDLFAGIEAGLLAPFHYYGIWDESVDYREIPWRNGRFDPEQLSNKLATLARARHALKQWRRRSQQRTLAFCVSIRHAEFMAAQFQRDGIAAAAVYGGSSLSRGEALQRLTDGRLQVIFSVDLFSEGVDLPTIDTILMLRPSESKILFLQQLGRGLRRAEGKEKLVVLDFIGNHHAFLHKTQALAQAGATYRELAAFARKLEAGRLELPDGCFINYDLALIDFLKALDSDGTAKDYQALKDGLGRRPTLAEFYRSGANVQRMRKEYGSWFELVAANEDLGEAEAQAAATHREFLRDIETTPMTKSFKMVLLEAFQELDGWATPPDLERLAQRSRAVLERRRPLLSDLPETMRAGGDGSSTAWQRYWRGNPVNAWIGGNQPATARTFFRVADERFEPTFDVPPEHREPFTGHVQELIDYRLATYEARAAATAPANNVVPFERTRADGTELPFFPNLRVACGHFKTGRADAEEHRSLGSGHGALDPARHFIARATGNSMDGGKNPIHDGDYLLLELVSPQNAGSITGTVMAIERQDEAGDNQYLLRVVTKAPDGRYILKANNPAFEDLEATESMRTIARLRAVLEPLELAVGESFLREEIPPLLGESFNPGNWNSGHVVLADQNAHVLLVTLNKQGKAEDHRYLDHWIDDHTFHWQTQNSTTPQSKRGREIIEHERRGIALHLFVRDTKLSGGKAAPFVYHGKVRYQSHTGSGPMSVIFEVGG
- a CDS encoding (deoxy)nucleoside triphosphate pyrophosphohydrolase; this translates as MPPIKQVVCAVIRDTDGRILLARRAPGQHLEGHWELPGGKVEPGESLESALQRELLEELGLVVTVGEELARTEYDYDRGSIELIALQTLASGDITHMTVHDAFDWFAPDETKAIAIAPADIPLLGSVWYGQQAIIGIPLRKEPKR